The following are encoded together in the Strongyloides ratti genome assembly S_ratti_ED321, chromosome : 2 genome:
- a CDS encoding Glycosyl transferase, family 14-containing protein, whose translation MNNSKSILEKFDDILYVKTCKQYEDIEKRMSRKYVEDIKEIRNVIEKPFDINLDCKKLINGDMDYINKVKNNRIIYENKNLSMDCSSIYSRGFNINESLSEIEKKYSLAFAFNIYKNYEVIELKLLSIYSPNNHYCYMIDLKNPKLYDEMIQLEKCLPNVYVPRVQYDMKSNGENGSLSHYECMKRLVKTKFDYIFLLQNDEMPIKTNRELIEILETMNFAMDMRIAIDDEVIDSRVDKTKSWTYKDLNIFLDDDIRKTNLSIMEQKIEFTNGLVSTGLPKEAVEYLVNKLNITTFLNQLNTNLYGNDELTWQTLLTNEILNVPGYIPKKYALNYFLRPYYLSRLVLWGGEPCLTNTFHHSICLWGVESLTDLKNRNHFFLYRFKEEFDFGALKCYAEYLYNKTHFEKYKRPDLWFYYNSPLSIYKRLSLKNDINLIKNYKQWL comes from the exons atgaataattctaaatcaattttagaaaaatttgatgatattttatatgtaaaaacGTGTAAACAATATgaagatattgaaaaaagaatGTCCAGAAAATATGTAGaagatataaaagaaattagaAATGTAATAGAAAAACCatttgatattaatttagattgtaaaaagttaataaatgGAGATATGGATTATATTAATAAGGTTAAGAATAATCGTataatttatgaaaataaaaatttatctatgGATTGTTCTTCTATTTATAGTAGAggatttaatataaatgaaagtttaagtgaaattgaaaaaaaatattcattagcatttgcttttaatatatataaa aattatgaggtaattgaattaaaactattatcaatttattcacctaataatcattattgttatatgattgatttaaaaaatccaAAATTATATGATGAAATGATTCAACTAGAGAAATGTCTTCCAAATGTTTATGTTCCCAGAGTTCAATATGATATGAAATCTAATGGAGAAAATGGAAGTTTATCACATTATGAATGTATGAAAAGATTAGTTAAAACTaaatttgattatatttttttattacaa aatgATGAGATGcctataaaaacaaatagagaattaattgaaattttagAAACCATGAATTTTGCTATGGATATGAGAATTGCAATTGATGATGAAGTTATTGATTCACGAGTTGATAAAACCAAATCATGGACATATAAAGAtctaaacatatttttagacg atgatATAAGAAAGacaaatttatcaattatggaacaaaaaattgaatttacAAATGGTTTAGTTTCAACTGGTTTACCAAAAGAAGCTGTAGAATATCtggtaaataaattaaatataacaacatttttaaatcaattaaatacaaatttatatGGTAATGATGAATTAACATGGCAAACATTACTAacaaatgaaattttaaatgttccTGGTTATATACCTAAAAAATAtgctttaaattattttcttcgaccatattatttatcaagATTAGTTTTATGGGGTGGAGAACCTTGTTTAACAAATACTTTTCATCATAGTATCTGCTTATGGGGAGTAGAATCATTGACAGatcttaaaaatagaaatcatttttttttgtatagaTTTAAAGAAGAATTTGATTTTGGAGCACTAAAATGTTATGcagaatatttatataataaaactcactttgaaaaatataaaagaccTGATTTGTGGTTTTATTACAATAGTCCTTtaagtatttataaaagattaagtttaaaaaatgatattaatttgataaaaaattacaaacaATGGTTgtaa